Proteins encoded by one window of Amaranthus tricolor cultivar Red isolate AtriRed21 chromosome 4, ASM2621246v1, whole genome shotgun sequence:
- the LOC130810654 gene encoding uncharacterized protein LOC130810654 encodes MKHGDEHTKIFHQSLKQRRTSNCINVLHVDGSVVSDMTQIHQASNAFYSDLLCCAMPNRRKINMNMIHVDPVLNDSLRSQLNLFFFLMRSKVHYGALPIAKLLGLMVIIVSSTRLLGLSWGMMLFEQSNSSCVRPIACVHTLYKCIFKLICSKLAIVLPHLISPNQGAFVAGRSDLITIQVIYKGLDVFAQSSGLCANASKSAIYLVGVPEQ; translated from the exons ATGAAACATGGTGATGAGCATACCAAAATCTTTCATCAGAGTCTCAAGCAGAGAAGAACCTCAAATTGCATCAATGTGCTTCATGTCGATGGTTCTGTAGTTAGTGATATGACTCAAATTCATCAAGCTTCCAATGCTTTTTATTCTGATCTTTTGTGTTGTGCTATGCCTAATAGAAGGAAAatcaatatgaatatgattcatGTAGATCCTGTTCTAAATGATTCTTTGAGATCTCAATTGAACTTATTCTTTTTTCTGATGAGATCAAAAGTACATTATGGAGCATTACCGATAGCAAAACTCCTGGGCTTGATGGTTATAATAGTAAGTTCTACAAGGCTGCTTGGCCTGTCGTGGGGAATGATGTTATTCGAGCAATCCAACAGTTCTTGTGTCCG ACCTATTGCTTGTGTTCATACTTTGTATAAATGTATTTTCAAGCTCATTTGCTCTAAACTTGCGATTGTATTGCCTCACTTAATTAGCCCAAATCAAGGGGCTTTTGTAGCTGGTAGAA GTGACCTCATCACCATTCAAGTTATCTACAAGGGTTTAGATGTCTTTGCTCAGTCATCTGGTCTTTGTGCTAATGCTTCCAAATCTGCTATATACTTAGTTGGTGTACCTGAGCAATAG